The following coding sequences lie in one Phragmites australis chromosome 8, lpPhrAust1.1, whole genome shotgun sequence genomic window:
- the LOC133926169 gene encoding uncharacterized protein LOC133926169, with protein MSSSTSGRDDDAPDLVCQIDCVHGMVDALSSVRWKRHQDAVMELSAHGIVLAVEESLCLQAKVFLKRELFVEYDYTGEGRPRFGLSLGLLVDCLNIFSAPGNASAVEIRYPGPDMQLLLKSVGSPDACMYAEIRTRIPDTIPWDYHFEHAGNTPVTFTVKSAVLKESIDDLEWPGSNIQIQMQPDPPTVIFKGEGHGDLQIEFPYYANTDLLIVFRCDREVSYRYKYKFLRATTSNLPSSVMKENRGSKVTIGREGMLKIQHLVSVARPGMQYFRNIAGGAEQTSRIAHIEFFVKPEEDDNTINDA; from the exons ATGAGCTCGTCGACGTCCGGCCGCGACGACGACGCGCCGGACCTCGTCTGCCAGATCGACTGCGTCCACGGCATGGTCGACGCCCTCTCCTCCGTGCGCTGGAAGCGCCACCAG GACGCGGTTATGGAGCTGTCGGCACACGGGATCGTGCTCGCCGTCGAGGAGAGCCTGTGCCTCCAGGCCAAGGTCTTCCTCAAACGCGAG CTGTTTGTGGAGTACGACTACACAGGGGAGGGGCGGCCACGGTTCGGGCTCAGCCTGGGGCTCCTCGTCGACTGCCTCAACATCTTCTCCGCGCCGGGGAACGCGTCCGCCGTCGAGATCCGCTACCCTGGCCCCGACATGCAGCTTCTCCTCAA ATCAGTGGGCTCCccagatgcatgcatgtatgcagaAATCAGAACCAGAATTCCAGATACAATCCCCTGGGATTACCATTTTGAGCATGCTGGGAATACTCCAGTCACTTTCACTGTTAAG TCTGCCGTCCTGAAAGAATCAATCGATGACCTTGAATGGCCAGGTTCCAACATTCAGATTCAAATGCAACCAGATCCTCCAACAGTCATATTCAAAGGCGAAGGTCATGGCGACTTGCAG ATCGAATTCCCCTATTATGCAAATACCGATCTTCTAATCGTATTCCGATGTGACCGTGAAGTGTCATACAG GTATAAATACAAGTTTCTTCGAGCAACTACCTCTAATCTCCCAAGTAGTGTCATGAAGGAGAATCGTGGGAGTAAGGTCACGATTGGGAGGGAAGGGATGCTCAAAATCCAGCACCTGGTTTCAGTTGCCAGGCCAGGTATGCAATACTTCCGTAATATTGCTGGCGGAGCTGAACAGACGAGCCGAATCGCTCATATAGAATTCTTTGTGAAGCCAGAAGAAGATGATAACACTATAAATGATGCCTAA